The genomic DNA CCACTTCCTGATTCTCTTGCTCTTAGTTGCTCCTGCCCTCTCGTTGGCCCCGGCGAAAGCACATCCCCGAGTGTGCATATCAGCACACAGATGAGCCATTTTATGTGGGTAGTTCATGCCCCAGGGCCTTGTGGCTGCACGTGGGGTGCAGCTGGGGGGAGGTACCTGACCCCGGCCCCTCCTGGCGGCTCTAGGTGCTCACAGACCCTGGGCTGCTGCGTGGACCGGGGTGCCTCTAATCGCCAACCCGTCGGGCCACATGACCCTCATTGGCATTCTCAGCACTTTCGGTTtctaattagttttttttttaaatcgagtctattatatgttactagaggcctggtgcatgaaattcgtgcacgggtggggttcctaggcctggccatcGATTAAGGCCCATCgggttccccgcctccccgcctcctccttccctcactccctcagtgccctgctgccactgctggttgcccgccatgtttcatgctgccccctggtggtcagtgcacatcatagcaagcgagcgaactctccatctcctggttgaactcctgaggggacactttgcatattagccttttatatagggtgtcccagaattcatgcaagaagtaattttgatagaaaacacaggtttataattaaaaattgtaaatttttaattgattcataaagtatacattctagggttatgtatggaatagcacaccgggtaaatggcctccacggctttgctggcacagacgcaaagccgtggtcctcattggtcttcattgtccctgctcctgggccatacttgggaatgcttatcaaattgaagggattgaaatcaaagggcaacagatattagaatctgattcaataaaccaagtaaaattaggcttttatttttttgttgttgttgttgttaatgctcacgcaaaattcaaatcttgcgtgaattttgggacaccctttatatatagactaggggcctggtgcacgaaattcgtgcactgggtgtgtgtgtggggggagtgtccctcagcccagcctgccccctctcacatactgggagccctcaggcgttgaccgccatcaccctccaatcgcaggatcggccctttgcccaggcctgacgccactgacagaggtgtcaggcctgggcaggggacccccagacccctccgactgctggctctgccccttgcccaggcctgatgcctcggccagaggcgtagacccccatcaccctctgatcacctgatcggccccttgcccaggcctgaggcctctggcccaggaatcatgcctgggcaggggacccccatctccctctgatcgcttgctccaccccccgcccaagcctgacgcctctgacccaggcttcaggcctgggcaaggggaccatcatatccccccaatccccggctccgccccccacccaggcctgatgcctcggccagaggagttgaccctcatcaccctccgatcaccaatcaccggatcggccccttgaccaggcctgaggcctccggcagaggcgtcaggcctgggcaggggacccccagctccccgcggttgcaggctccgcccctgcccaggcctaacgcctctggctgaggcgtccggcccgggcagcggggacccgcagctgcagcagccccgcgaccgtgggctccgctttaggcccaggcaagggacccctagctcctgggactgccagcttcgaccgtgcccagctcccatcgctggctccacccctacttcctgctatcactggccagggcggcaaaggctcctgattctccgatcatggctgtggggcagggcaaaggcggccccagggccgcctttgccctgccccccagctcttagctcccccctgggtttctgatcactgtcagtggcagggggctttttcctgctttccctttctcctccctgcattgtgcctacatatgcaaattaaccgccatcttgttggcagttaactgccaatcttagttggcagttaatttgcatatagccttgattagccaatgaaaagggtatcgtcgtacaccaattaccatttttctcttttattagtgtagatttcagaGGGCGGGACGGAATGCTCCAGCACTATTGGTGAATTCTTCCTGAGCCCCAGTGtaagtgtttctctttcttctcgcTCCCGCCCGCAGTGTGCCACGCCGAGCTGAACGCCATCATGAACAAGAACTCGGCTGACGTGAAGGGCTGCACCATCTACGTGGCCTTGTTCCCGTGCAACGAATGCGCGAAGCTCATCATCCAGGCAGGTAGGCGCGGGCGGCCCATTTGTCACGCCTGCGTCGCGGCCTGCCTCTCGCCGCTCCTCGCAGATGGGTTTGATCCTACGCTGCTGTTGTTTGGACCTAAATTAATTGCACTATCGACTTTGCCGGATGCCTCCCGTGTTTTGTTTTTGAACGGTGCCAGGTATTCTGCGACTAATTGCATCCTCTGCGATTCTTAACATGTTTCTAATTTCGTTTGCAGCTTCTTAAACCGCAAGCTGCCAAAACGCAACACGGGCTTTGCATATCGTTACTGTCAGTTTTCTGTTCTCTGGCATATCGTGCATAGAttacggggcggggggggggggttgcgggtCGGGGGAGAATGAGTTTCTGTCAGATACAAGGTCAGCTGGGAGGCTGTATGTGAAATTTTAATTTGTAGCTAATGTAGGGTAGATATTTGAGGACCTAATCATATCTCTGCATTTTAATGTCCTAAGAATCCAATGGAACCATGTTAAGCTTTTCTTACCGCGAAGCGACAGCACTGTGTTCTGAACGTTTTGCCTTTTTCAAACTGTCACATCTGAGATTCGGCCGCACTCTGTCTCCATAAAACTCTCCGCGTGAGATTTAGGGACGTGCCGTGTTGGCCAGATGTGCAGCTTAGAGGGGCTGTTTCTCACGAGCCCGTGGGTCTGTGAGCAGAGGGGGTCTGCCGGTGTCGGAACCAGAATCTCTGCGGCTCCCCGCGGGCGCTGGAAGGTCCTTGGGGACACAGTCGCCGAGGCCGTGCAGGCGTGGGCAGAGCCGCGCATGCCCTGGGGGCCAGCCCCCTGCTGTCCccccagagctggggtggggagtgccGTCCCGGGTCCTGCCTCAGGTCAGCGCTGCTGGTGAGACGGGAGAAGCACCGGTCTGCTCCATGTGGGTCTGCAGAGCCTCCGGGGAAGTCGCTGGTCTCTCTCTGATTTTGCCAGCacgctctcccctccctgccccaccagccTCTGGAGTTCCACAGTAATTGCTTTATGAAGAGAGAACGTCTGATTGCCCGCAGTAAAGGAAATTTGTTAATCACATCGAGGCTTGACCACTTGACTGTTTTCActttgcatttattaaaaaaaaaaatccataaatgcTGGAGGGCAGATTCAGCACCGCCCGTCTCTGTCCGCTGCTGTCCCTGTCCGCTGCTGTCCCTGTCCGCAGCTGTCCCTGTCCGTTGCTGGATTGGAGCTCAGCTCCTGGTTGCAGCCACTGGGTGTGGTGTGGATGCGCCCTGGGAGAGGCGATTCATCGCAGACACCGCCATCAAGTGGATGCATGATTTCTTATAAAAGATGAACTGCTGGGCACCCACCAGGTGCTCCGGGGCAGCGCtgccgtccgtccgtccgtccgacGTGGTGGTGCCGCTGTGCTTGTACTAACGGGGCTTCCTGCCTTGTTGCCTTTTAAGGTATCAAAGAAGTTATATTCATGTCTGATAAGTACCACGATAGCGAGGAGTCCACCGCCGCCAGGCTCATGTTTGATATGGCTGGGGTCGCCTTCAGGTGAGTGGAGGGCCTGAGGCCTGATGGAGAAACgggagtgtggggggtggagCTGAGGCCTGATGGAGAAAGGGGGGACTGAGGCCTGATGGAGGAGGGTGTGTGGCCTGGACCCATGTTTCGTTTCTGCCTGTGATGCCAGACTCCCTTCCACCTCCGGCCCCTCTTTTCCAAGGCGTGGGCTGAGCCTCTCTGTGTTTTAGGGGCAGATCTTTAAGAGCAGTGACAGAGGTAGTTGAAGATGCTCTGGCTAATAATTgtgctttttaagaaaatattcttattgatttcagagagggagaaagagatagaaacctcaatgatgagagagaaacatcgatcagctgcctcctgcacactccccactggggatgtgcctgcatccaaggtacatgcccttgaccggaatcgaacctgggagccttgagtccgcaggctgaggcgctatctgctgagccaaaccggttagggctgggtcTGAGCCTTATGGGCCATGTTCCTTTCTGCACAGGGCCCTGTAATTGGCTCCTATAGGATAAAGTGAGTCCCCACAGAAAATGTGGGTTAAGCCAAACTAAACAGATTACTTTAACTACTCACTGGATAATAccattatatatttctttttttaaaaaaatatattttttattgttgatagtattacagatatcttccatccccccacccttctacacccctcctcctggcccctacccgcccccccgccccccagtcttcaccaccctattgcccatgtccgtGGGCTACGCCTTTATgtacacaagttctttggtttatttctttcattatctATTTTGTTTCTTCCATTTAGGAAATTCACACCCAAGTGCAGCAAGATTGTCATTGACTTTGATTCCATCAACAGCAGGCCCAGCCAGAAGCTTCAGTGAGTCCAGTCCCATTAAACCAGGGGAGGTGGGGATAACCCTCCCCCAGGGAGCCGGAGCGCCTTTCACCTGCAAGTTACACGCGCCTTCCCGTCGCCGGGCAGCACACGGAGACGCACAGCTAATCCGCACAAAGCCTCACCTCCCCGACTCTCCCGTCGCACGGAGTCTGCATCTGACTAAGCTACTGATTTAGGGTTAAGATAAGGGGCCTGGGCCCGGCCCGGCTCGAGGGGCTGGCGTGGGGTGCCTTCCCCTTGGCGTGCCGGTTTGCCGGGGTGCAGGGGAGTGTCCCCACGCGCGCTGTCACCCACCGCATGGCACAGCTGCTGCACGCGGCTGCATGTGCTCGGCGGACAAACAACCATCGTGCCCTCGCGGGAAGAGCCGGCGCTGGCGGGAACATCTGGCCCCAGTGAAGCAGAGCGTGTAGTGCCCGTGGAAACGAACGGAGGCCCACACGGCAGCGTAAGCTTTAGAGTCGAGGGCCCCCCGCCTGCTGTCCTCACGGTGGTGGCAGAGCTGAGTTCTGGGCACGTTCTCTGCTTTTGCTgtcctgctccccacaggggagTGGCTTCCTGTCCCTCTGGGGGTGGGGACTCTGTGCTCTTATGTCTCATTTTTGGTTTGTTGGTCACATATTACTTAGTTGTTCCCAAGCAGACAGCTCATCCTGTCGCCCCCAAGACCCCATcctgctgtgggggtggggactgtGTGGATGGGCGGCCGTCATGGGTCACTCCCAAGGCCACTCCCAAGGCCACTCCCAAAGCCACTCCCAAGGTCACTCCCAAAGCCACTTCCAAGGCCACTCCCAAGGCCATTCCAAAGCCACTTCCAAGGCCACTCCCAAGGTCACTCCCAAAGCCACTTCCAAGGCCACTCCCAAGGTCACTCCCAAAGCCACTCCCAAGGTCACTCCCAAGGCCACTCCCAAAGCCAATCCCAAAGCCACTCCCAAAGCCACTCCCAAGGCCACTCCCAAAGCCAATCCCAAAGCCACTCCCAAGGCCACTCCCAAGGCCACTCCCAAAGCCACTCCCAAGGCCACTCCCAAAGCCAATCCCAAAGCCACT from Myotis daubentonii chromosome 2, mMyoDau2.1, whole genome shotgun sequence includes the following:
- the DCTD gene encoding deoxycytidylate deaminase isoform X1, with product MWRGRSAGPSMSEVPCKKREDYLEWPEYFMAVAFLSAQRSKDPNSQVGACIVNAENKIVGIGYNGMPNGCSDDLLPWRRTAERKLDTKYPYVCHAELNAIMNKNSADVKGCTIYVALFPCNECAKLIIQAGIKEVIFMSDKYHDSEESTAARLMFDMAGVAFRKFTPKCSKIVIDFDSINSRPSQKLQ
- the DCTD gene encoding deoxycytidylate deaminase isoform X3 — translated: MSEVPCKKREDYLEWPEYFMAVAFLSAQRSKDPNSQVGACIVNAENKIVGIGYNGMPNGCSDDLLPWRRTAERKLDTKYPYVCHAELNAIMNKNSADVKGCTIYVALFPCNECAKLIIQAGIKEVIFMSDKYHDSEESTAARLMFDMAGVAFRKFTPKCSKIVIDFDSINSRPSQKLQ
- the DCTD gene encoding deoxycytidylate deaminase isoform X2, whose translation is MWRGRSAGPSMSEVPCKKREDYLEWPEYFMAVAFLSAQRSKDPNSQVGACIVNAENKIVGIGYNGMPNGCSDDLLPWRRTAERKLDTKYPYGNSHPSAARLSLTLIPSTAGPARSFSESSPIKPGEVGITLPQGAGAPFTCKLHAPSRRRAAHGDAQLIRTKPHLPDSPVARSLHLTKLLI
- the LOC132226815 gene encoding circumsporozoite protein-like, whose translation is MGHSQGHSQGHSQSHSQGHSQSHFQGHSQGHSKATSKATPKVTPKATSKATPKVTPKATPKVTPKATPKANPKATPKATPKATPKANPKATPKATPKATPKATPKATPKANPKATPKATPKANPKATPKATPKANPKATPKATPKANPKATPKATPKATPKATPKATPRPLQGHSQGHSKATPKATLKVTPRPLQGHSQGVPDKQASVIYAALPDT